The sequence GACTTCGCTGAGTGCTATGAAGAGGGCCACGTCTTGTGCACGAGGAAGGGCGCCCCAGCCGCCGAAGGCGCGAATCAGATTCGCGGGGGCTACGAGGCCGGCGCAGGCCGCTTGGCATAGTCCCGTCTCTTCGTACAAAAGGCCGATCGTTCCCGCGGGCACCATGCCGCAGGGGTAGGCCAGGGGGTAGCGGACGCGGCGTCCGTCAATCAGGTCGTCCGCCTGGCCGATCGTCCAGCCGATGCCGGGATGTTCCTCGAAGGCGGGGATGAGCGTTGCGAGGCCGTCGGGAAGAAGGACGTCGTCATAGTCGAGCACCGCGACCAGTTCGCCGCGTGCCCGGCTCAGTGCGAAGTTCCGAGTCGTTCCGGTGCCGAGCTGGGCGCCGTTCGCCTCATAGAGCGCACCCGGACATAGATCGCGGGCCGCCGGCGCGGCCCCGTCCTCTTGGACGAGCCATTCAAGGTCCCAGCCGGGTGGGAGGCGTTGAGCCGCGACGCTCGCAGCGGCCTGCCGCAGGTAGTCGGGTATCGGCTCCCGTACGGCGGTGATGATCGAGATCAGCGGCATGGCACTCCTCCTCGTGAGCGGCGGCGCCGGGCGCACGGCCTTGATCATCACATGGCCCGGGGCGGAGGCGGGGAGACGGCAGCCTTTTATAGTGCTCAGATGGACGTGAGCGCGATGCTTGAGCAGTACGCCTATCCGGAGACGACACCGTGGCTGCGGGCGAACATGATCGCGTCGCTTGACGGGGGGATCCAGTACCAGGGGAGCACCAGTGCACTCGGGTACGCGGGGGACTGGGCTCTCATGCAGCGGCTCAGGACGTTGGCCGACGTTGTGATCATGGGGGCCACGACCGTCCGGGAGTACGGGACGTATCCGGCGGAGGCGTCGAAGCTGGCGATCGTGTCGCGGAGCCTGCGGCTCGACTTCGACGGACCGCTGTTCACCGAGGCGCCCTCCCCGCCGGTCGTCATCACGTGCGGCGCGGCACCGGCCGAGCGTCTGCGCGAGGCCGAGAAGCGCGCTGAGGTCATCGTGTGCGGCGGTGACTCCACGGATATGGGCATGGCGTTGCAGCGGCTGGCCGACAAGGGTTACCAGCGGCAGCTCTGCGAGGGAGGCCCGGTCGTGCTCGCCCAGATCGCCGCCGCGGGTTGGCTGCACGAGCTGTGCCTGACGTTGAGTCCGGTCATCACCGCCGGCGACGCCGCCCGCGTTCTGGATGGTCCGGTCATCGACATGCAGCGCATGGAGCTTTGCCACGCGATCCAGGACGAGAACTATCTGTTCCTGCGGTACCGCATGGCCCAGGGCTAGACGAGGTTGTGACGGACGTAGGCGGGGGGACGCCAGCCGAGGATGCTCTCGACCATGTTCACCGCTTGCTTTGCCTCTGTGACGTCGTGAACTCGCACGATGCGTGCCCCGCTCAGGATGGAGACGACGAGGGTGGCGATGGTGCCCTCGATGCGGTCCTGCTGGTCTCGTTTCAGGGTCTCGCCGATGAAGTCCTTGTTGGAGACCGCGACGAGCATCGGGTAGCCGATTTGTGCGATCTCCGGGAGACGGCGAGTCAGTTCGAGTGAGTGATAGGTGTTCTTGTTCAGGTCGTGGCCGGGGTCGATGACGATCCGGTCCGCCGGCACACCGTGCTTCTCGGCCAGGGCGACCCGCTGACGCAGGAACTCGGCGACCTCGGTGACCACGTCGTCGTACTGCGGACGAGGGTAGGGAGTCCGGGGGTCGGCGAGGCTGTGGGTGATGATGAGGGTCGCACCGGCCTCTGCGACCACATCGGCGAGGGCGGGGTCGTGCAGTCCGCTCGTGTTGTTCAGGACGTCGGCGCCGGCGGCGAAGGCGGCGCGGGCGACCTCGGGGCGGTACGTCTCGACGGAGATCACCGCGTCCGTGCGGGAGCGGGCGCCCTCGACGACCGGCACCACGCGGTCGATCTCTTCTTCGACGCTCACCGGGGGCCCCGGAGCGAAGGGGACACCGCCGATGTCCAGCCAGTCGGCTCCATGGACGAGCGCGTTCTCTACCGCGATCAAAGCCTTGTCCAGGGCGAATGTGCGGCCCCGGTCGTGGAATGAATCGGGGGTGCGGTTGATTATCGCCATCACGGCGACCTGCCGCGAGAAATCGAACGTGCGTTGCCCGATCGTCCGTTCGGGGTAAATAAGCTCAGGGTAGTAGATAGCGTTTATTTCGCTCACATTAGCCGCCTAAGTCGAACTTGGCGTCAGCATAGCAAGGCGGCGGGCGGCTACCTCTCCGCTCGTACCCGCCGCCGTCCCACCGTGGTGACGAGCCGCAGGAGAGCGAAGAAGATCAAAGCCCCGCCGACCACCAGGAGCATGGAGAGCGCCCGCTCCTGGAGACTGTGCGATTTGATCACCACCGCCCCGGATCCGGCGATGAAACCGACGAGGGCGACGAAGAGACCGAGTATCTCCACCATCTTGAGCAGGCCGGACGAGACCATCTCCTGCGCTGCGTCGATGCGCTGGGCGAGCCTTAGCGACGCCTCGTCGAGCCGTTGTTCGAGCTCGGCCGAGGCCGCCGCGAGCCTCTCGTCCACCTGGGCGGCGATGGAGTCCGCGACGGCCTGGGTATTGCGTTCGATCTGGTTCTGCAAATCCTGGGCCAGAATGATCGAACGCCGCTCCTGCGTGAACTGCTCGTGCACCAGAACGTCGCCGGGGGCGAGGGCGTCTATCGCCCGGTCTATCTCGTGGAGCCCTTCATCGTAACGGGCCAGCTTCCGATAAGCCGTCGCGCGCCGGTAATAGACGATCGCGTTTTCCTGGCCGCGCGCCATCATCTCGTCGGACAGATCCAGCATCATCTGCGGCTGTTCCGGCAAGTGGTCGGCGAAATTGATTCCCGTCAGGAGCACCTGGTTGCTCCTGTTGTCCGCGTCGGGAGCGTCGACCGCCCGCTGGAACATGCTGAGCCCGTTCGTGGCACGCGTGCCGAGCGCGGCGAAGGCCGCGAAGCTCAGCACGAGGGCGTCATCTTCGAACTCCGCCAGCCAGTCGACACAAAGGCGGTGGAGCTGTGCGAACTTGAAGTCGAAGCGCAGGCGCTGGCCATGGACGTAGGCCAGGCACAGCCGCGCGGTACGCGTGTTGCTCGCTGCCAGGATCCGCGCCCGGTCGGCCCCGTCCAGGTAGCCCTGACCGTTCTTCCGAGCCAGCCAGGCGAGGTCTGTTGCCGCCGTCCGGATCTGCCGCACGGGGAGCCCGAACTCTTCGACCCGTGAGACGAACCCGTCCACCCACGCCGACGGGGGGCCGGCGGTGGCCTCCGCGAAGTGGTCGACAAGGATGGACGCCTTCTCCCGGTCGGACGCCGCCTCCATGCGCTCCGCGAGCCGGTCGCTCTCCGGGCTCTGCCGTTGAGGCGGGACGCCGTTATCCATGAGACCCCTTGCCGTCCGAAGCGACCTGAACCGGCCCAGCAGTCTAGGCCGCAGGTCGGCGCGGAGGCGTCCAGGAGCGCATCATCGGAGGTCAGAGGGGAAGGTAAACCCGCATGATCGCTGGCAGTCCCGAGCCCGACGAGGCCACCGTGAGCGCCGTGGGCAAGCTGAGCGAAGCCCTGGAGACCATCGAGCGGGCCAGAGGCCATCTCTACTCATGGCATCAGCTCACCGGCAAGGCGGACTTCGAGTTGGGCGATGCGGCCGCGCTGCTCGCCCAGGCCGGTCACCAGGACCTTGCCGACGAGCTGTCGCGCGAACTCGTAGGCCGCAACGTCCTCCCGGACCGTTGGACCTTCCAGGCGGTCGAGGAGTACGAAGACACCTACTACGAGCCGCTCCGGCGTTATGAGGCGCACGTACGAGAGTTGCTGACTGCTGGTAGACGGCACCTCCACGAGGCTCGGCTCAAGGAGGAGCGGCGTACCCACGGACACCCGCACCACACGGCCGCGCCGAGTACGCGCGGCCGTCGCCCGTAGAAGGCGACCGGGAGTGCGATCTCGCATCACCCAGATTCGCAGGGTGAGGAGGGACGCCGTGGAACGCAGTGCCCCACCCGGAAGACGGAACGTCGGCAGCAGTTGGCTCAGGGACTCGTTCCGACAGGGTGGGAGTTCCCGGAGCAGGTGCGCCCCCGGGAACTCCCGATCAATCGGTTGGATCTATCCCTTGCACTGGGGATAGACGCTGCCGGCGCTGCAGTTGCGACCCGCGTCCTGGGACAGATCGATCGTGCTGCCGTCCTGGAGGAAGATCTTCCAGTGATCGGTCTGCCAGAGGCGGGAGGTCACCTGCCCCTTCCCGCTGGTTCCAGCGGGCGGAGCGGCGGGACCGTTCGAGCCGCCCGAGGTGGACCCGGACTCGGGGAGTCCGGTGCTCCCCGTGCCGACGACTATGAGAAGGAGGATCGCTCCCGCGACCCACCCGGTTGTCCTGCTCTGCATTGTTTCTGGCTGGCTGCCGGCCCCGCCCCCGCGGGGCTCACCAGGCACCAGCCCTCCTCTCGGGGACGACCGTCCCCTTGGATTTAGGACCGGCAAGATGAGGCATAGGGGTCCGGTGCCTCGGCTCGGCCGTGTCACCGGCCTGCCGCCTCGACGTCGACGATGTCGGGCTTCTGCGGGGCGGGGCTCATCTGCTTCGGTGCGCCGTGTGCTGGAGTTCGGTGGCAAGACGGTCGTCTCACATTGTGGGACGGAGGTCGGGCTTGCTGAGCGGGAGGCGGTGGGGGTGGCTAATCTATCGACTTGGTAGGATTTTCACTTCTGTACCACCCATCCCTTCCGTTTCATGAGGTCTCCCATGCCGCAAAGTCGTCCGTTCGTCAGCCTGGCGACCGACTTCGGTGCGGCGTACACGGCGATCTGCGCGGGGGTGGTGTACGGGATCGCTCCGGACGCGAACGTGCTGGTGCTCAGCGATGAGATCACGCCGTTCGACGTGCGGGAGGGGGCGATGCTGCTGCGGCAGGCGCTGCCGTACCTGCCGGTGGGCGTGCACGTCGGGATCGTGGATCCGGGGGTGGGCACGTCGCGCCGGCCCCTGGCGATCGTGACGGGCCGCGGTGACGTGCTGGTCGGGCCCGACAACGGGCTGCTGGTGCCGGCGGCGGAGGCGCTGGGCGGGATCGCCGGGGCGTATGCGCTGGAGAACCCGGCCTACCGGCTTCCGGGGGTCTCGACGTCGTTCCACGGGCGTGACGTGTTCGCTCCCGCGGCCGCGCACGTCGCGGCGGGGGTGGACGCGGCGGATCTCGGTGCGTCCGTCGAGCCGCTGCCGCTGGACGTCCCGCCCCCGGTGATCCGGCCCGGCGAGCTGACCGTTCCCGTGCTGTACACCGACCGGTTCGGAAGCCAGGTGCTGGGCGCGGAGCGCGGCGACCTGGCGGCGGCGTTCGGCACGCTGGAGCCGGGCACCCCTCTCGACGTGGAGTGGAACGTTGCAGACGCACCGTCCCGGACGATCCGCGTCCCGTTCCAGCTCACCTTCGGCAGCGTCGCGGTCGGGGAGCCGCTGCTGTGGACCGACTCGTCCGGATGGCTCGCCCTGGGCGTCAACCAGGGACGCGCCATCGAAGTCCTCGGCCTGGCCGGCGCGCGGACCCTCACTCTGCGCGCGGTGCCGCATCCATGATCCGCAACCCTCACCGCCGGAGGCATCTCCTGTGACCCGCCGTCCCCTCGTGGCAACGCTCGCCGGCGCCGCCGCGCTCGCCCTCGCCGTCAGCGCCTGCGCTCCGCAGGACGAAGAATCCAACGCCTCGGCGAGCAAGAGTCCCGCCTCCTGCGCCAAGGACAAACTGCCGCTGAAGTCCCCCGGCAAGCTCACCGTCGCGACCGACAAGCCGGCGTTCGAACCGTGGTTCAAGGACGACGACCCGTCCAACGGGCAGGGCTACGAGGGCGCCGTCGCCTACGCGGTCGCCGGGAAGCTCGGCTTCACCAAGGACCAGGTGGTCTGGAAGACCCAGTCGTTCGAGTCGTCGTACGCCCCGGGGCCGAAAACCTTCGACTTCGACATCAACCAGATCTCCGTCACCCCGGCACGCGAGAAGGCGGTCGCGTTCAGCGACGGCTACTACGACGTGCAGCAGGGCATCGTGACGCTCAAGGGTGGCAAGTTCGAGAACGCCAAGTCCGTCGCGGAGCTGGGCAAGGCGCGCATCGCGGTCCAGGTCGGGACGACGTCGCTGCAGGCAGTGAAGAACCAGATCAAGCCCGCCGACGAGCCGAAGATCTTCAACACGCAGATCGACGCGGTGAACGCGCTGAAGAACAAGCAGGTGGACGTGCTGGTGGTCGACCTGCCGACCGCCTTCTACGTCACCGCCGCGCAGATCGACGACTCCAAGATCGTCGGTCAGCTGCCGCAGTCGCAGGGCGGCTCCGCCGAGCACTTCGGGTTGCTCATGGAGCGGGGCAGCGGGCTCGCCGGCTGCCTCAACCAGGCGATCGGGCAGCTGAAGTCCTCCGGTGAGCTGGCGAAGATCCAGCAGCAATGGCTGACCGCGTCGGCCGGCGCGCCCGTCCTGAAGTGACCGCGCAGGCGGGCGGCCAGACCGCCTGGGTCAAGAGCGAGCGGCAGCGCGAACGGGAGCGCCGGCGCCGCCGCGCCGACGTCCGCTCCGGGTCGGTGGCCGCGGCCTCGACGGTGCTGTGCGTCGCGGTCCTGGTGGTCGTGGTCGTGGGGTCGCCGGGCTGGCCGCGCGTGCACGAGACGTTCTTCAACTGGGGCGAGCTCACCGGCGCGTTCCCGGACGTGCTGCGCGGCTTCTGGTTGAACGTGCGGATCTTCCTGATCGCCGAGGTGGCGATCCTGGTGCTGGGGCTGCTGGTGGCGCTCGCGCGGGGGCTGCGGACCCCGCTGCTGTTCCCGCTGCGGGCGCTGGCCGTCGCCTACACCGACGTGTTCCGCGGCATTCCGACGATCCTGCTGGTGTACCTGGTCGGGTTCGGGCTCCCGGCGCTGCGGTTGCAGGGCGTCCCCGAGAGCCCGGCGGTGCTGGGAGGGTTCGCGCTCGTCCTCTCCTACGGGGCCTATGTCGCGGAGGTGTTCCGGGCGGGGATCGACTCCATCCACCCCAGCCAGCGCGCCGCGGCCCGATCGCTCGGCCTCAGCAAGGCCCAGAGCCTGCGGTACGTGGTGCTGCCGCAGGCGGTGCGCCGGGTCGTCCCGCCGCTGCTCAACGACTTCGCCTCGCTGCAGAAGGACACCGCGCTGGTCGCGGTGCTCGGCCCGCTGGAGGCGCTGCGTCAGGCGCAGATCCACTCGGCCGAGACCTTCAACTACACCCCCTACCTGGCCACGGCGGTGCTGTTCGTCGCGCTGACGGTGCCGATGGCCCGGTTCACCGACCATCTCGCGGCGCGCGCCGAACGCCGCCGCGCTCCCGGAGGCGGCCGATGAGCACACCGCTGGTGCGCATCCAGGGCGTGTGGAAGACCTACCACGCCCACCCCGTGCTGCGCGGCGTCGATCTGGACGTCGCGCCGCACGAGGTGGTCTGCCTCATCGGCGCCTCCGGATCGGGCAAGTCGACGCTGCTGCGCTGCGTGAACGTCCTGGAGACCGTCGACGACGGCGCGATCTTCCTGGAGGACGACGACATCACCGACCCCGGCGCGGACCCCGACGAGGTCCGCAAGCGGATCGGGATGGTGTTCCAGTCGTACAACCTGTTCCCGCACATGTCGGTGCTGGACAACATCACCCTCGCGCCCATCCGCGTCCACAAGCGACCGAAGGCGGAGGCCACCGATCAGGCGCACGAGCTGCTCAAACGGTTCGGCCTGGCGAACAGGGCCGGCGAGTACCCCGACCGGCTGTCGGGCGGCCAGCAGCAGCGGGTCGCGATCATCCGGGCCATGGCCACCCGTCCGAGCCTGCTCCTGCTGGA is a genomic window of Actinomadura citrea containing:
- a CDS encoding ABC transporter substrate-binding protein, coding for MATLAGAAALALAVSACAPQDEESNASASKSPASCAKDKLPLKSPGKLTVATDKPAFEPWFKDDDPSNGQGYEGAVAYAVAGKLGFTKDQVVWKTQSFESSYAPGPKTFDFDINQISVTPAREKAVAFSDGYYDVQQGIVTLKGGKFENAKSVAELGKARIAVQVGTTSLQAVKNQIKPADEPKIFNTQIDAVNALKNKQVDVLVVDLPTAFYVTAAQIDDSKIVGQLPQSQGGSAEHFGLLMERGSGLAGCLNQAIGQLKSSGELAKIQQQWLTASAGAPVLK
- the folP gene encoding dihydropteroate synthase, which translates into the protein MAIINRTPDSFHDRGRTFALDKALIAVENALVHGADWLDIGGVPFAPGPPVSVEEEIDRVVPVVEGARSRTDAVISVETYRPEVARAAFAAGADVLNNTSGLHDPALADVVAEAGATLIITHSLADPRTPYPRPQYDDVVTEVAEFLRQRVALAEKHGVPADRIVIDPGHDLNKNTYHSLELTRRLPEIAQIGYPMLVAVSNKDFIGETLKRDQQDRIEGTIATLVVSILSGARIVRVHDVTEAKQAVNMVESILGWRPPAYVRHNLV
- a CDS encoding amino acid ABC transporter permease codes for the protein MADRVGRRARPEVTAQAGGQTAWVKSERQRERERRRRRADVRSGSVAAASTVLCVAVLVVVVVGSPGWPRVHETFFNWGELTGAFPDVLRGFWLNVRIFLIAEVAILVLGLLVALARGLRTPLLFPLRALAVAYTDVFRGIPTILLVYLVGFGLPALRLQGVPESPAVLGGFALVLSYGAYVAEVFRAGIDSIHPSQRAAARSLGLSKAQSLRYVVLPQAVRRVVPPLLNDFASLQKDTALVAVLGPLEALRQAQIHSAETFNYTPYLATAVLFVALTVPMARFTDHLAARAERRRAPGGGR
- a CDS encoding glycosyltransferase family 2 protein, producing the protein MPLISIITAVREPIPDYLRQAAASVAAQRLPPGWDLEWLVQEDGAAPAARDLCPGALYEANGAQLGTGTTRNFALSRARGELVAVLDYDDVLLPDGLATLIPAFEEHPGIGWTIGQADDLIDGRRVRYPLAYPCGMVPAGTIGLLYEETGLCQAACAGLVAPANLIRAFGGWGALPRAQDVALFIALSEVFDGYQEPSVTWLYRKHPDQSTHPTKIDTWGRHQDRFIRHRLNAIRTGNLLPRTADHTFP
- a CDS encoding amino acid ABC transporter ATP-binding protein — translated: MSTPLVRIQGVWKTYHAHPVLRGVDLDVAPHEVVCLIGASGSGKSTLLRCVNVLETVDDGAIFLEDDDITDPGADPDEVRKRIGMVFQSYNLFPHMSVLDNITLAPIRVHKRPKAEATDQAHELLKRFGLANRAGEYPDRLSGGQQQRVAIIRAMATRPSLLLLDEVTSALDPELVTEVMGIIRELKDSGMTMILATHEMGFARDIADTVCFLHDGVLLERGPAEQIFEEPTEPRTREFLSRVLESRRL
- a CDS encoding dihydrofolate reductase family protein; translation: MDVSAMLEQYAYPETTPWLRANMIASLDGGIQYQGSTSALGYAGDWALMQRLRTLADVVIMGATTVREYGTYPAEASKLAIVSRSLRLDFDGPLFTEAPSPPVVITCGAAPAERLREAEKRAEVIVCGGDSTDMGMALQRLADKGYQRQLCEGGPVVLAQIAAAGWLHELCLTLSPVITAGDAARVLDGPVIDMQRMELCHAIQDENYLFLRYRMAQG
- a CDS encoding SAM hydrolase/SAM-dependent halogenase family protein, which produces MPQSRPFVSLATDFGAAYTAICAGVVYGIAPDANVLVLSDEITPFDVREGAMLLRQALPYLPVGVHVGIVDPGVGTSRRPLAIVTGRGDVLVGPDNGLLVPAAEALGGIAGAYALENPAYRLPGVSTSFHGRDVFAPAAAHVAAGVDAADLGASVEPLPLDVPPPVIRPGELTVPVLYTDRFGSQVLGAERGDLAAAFGTLEPGTPLDVEWNVADAPSRTIRVPFQLTFGSVAVGEPLLWTDSSGWLALGVNQGRAIEVLGLAGARTLTLRAVPHP